The genome window TTGCACTTTAAAATCAGGCATTGATCCCTATGCACTCTCCCCAAACACCTCATTGACtcagaaagtggaaagaaaggCTACACTTATTCACTGTCCTACAGCTACCAGGGTTTGAGAGCTTTGATTTAAGTGTCTGAAGGAAGGACACGGTTTTCAGCtcaggaaaaaacccagcaggTTTCACAGCTTGGCTTGCATTGGCTTCAGGTGTTTGTGGAAAGACTTGTGAACCTGTAAGAGGAGACAGTGGTTACAAGCAGATCAGGCCTCATCTTTAACCCATTTTAGCTCTTCTCATCTTGCAGTGAGTTTTTAGGCTAAGGAAATCCGATTCAGAGGCATTCTGGAGGTGTAAGACCAGCCAGCTAACTCCTGTATTTGAGTGTCTGTGCGACACAAAGCACGAGAATATAAAGACCCTCCCGAAGAAAAGAGCCTCCCCACTATCTTTCTTATAAGAAAAGAATGCAAGGTATCTCACATCCACACAGACCATGtggcattttaattaaaatacaaatagaagTCTCCTAGGAGGACTAATGAAGCTCCTAAGCCCCATTGACTTCAGGAGCTAAATAAAATGGAGCAAGTTCTGCTGGGATTCAACTGCAGCTGCTGTCTCTTATTAGCCCATCATAGGATGGCTCAGTATTCTTctcatgctgaaaataaataagctCACAGGAGGGGATTTCCACTGAATGTGACCAATCAGCCTGCTACCAAGGCAAAGAAAccaacacaggctgagaaacaaaactcaataaagcaagaaaaactgaaagcatgTGGAATAACAGAAGGAAGAGCTTGGCCAGTCAGAAACAAAGTTCAAATCACTGTCACCTTTGGAGAATAAGCTACCCAATACTAAACTGTCCtcatttcagctgggatagagttctTGTTCCTCCTAgtagctgagaggaagcagagacaggacagctgatcccagcTAATCAAAGGtctattccataccacagcaagtcatgACCAGTATAGAAATTGGGGGAAAATCACCCAGAAGTTACCAATCACTGCTCGGGTTAGGCTGGGTATCTGTTGGTGGGTGCtgagcaattgtgttgtgcagcactgctgggttttgtatgttccctttttagtttcagattctctccccttgttgtATCCGTTATtactattgttattattattactactactattagTGTTATTATTaacattattatattattattatcgCTATTGCCATAATTATAATTATCAcctttatcattatcattatctatattgttttcataattattactactactatcATTGTTATCCATATTATAATCATATTTATTACTATTATCTATAATTAGTGTCATAATCACACTGTCCCTCAGAGCCAGGGCAGTGGGGGCAGTGGTCCCATTTAGctgggggaggctgcaggggcaGGCAGTGTGGGGTGGGATCAGCAGCACTCTGAGGTGGGTCAAAGATTGGAtcgggttgcccagagaggttgtggataTCTTGCACTGTGGCAAGGTGGTGGTGGCAAATGCCCGTGGGGGTGTTTGCAGCAacagaagcagagcaactggcaacacagaggtaaacccatctgggctgcttcACTGTGGAAGTTATtgctgcccaggtgcagaacctggtgctGAAGATACACCATGTAGGTGCCCATGTAGCCAAGGGTggggccactgaggaacaccagaacaactaACAGGTGGAtcaagctgctaagattgaagtgtCTCAGGCGGATTTAGATTGGCAATgtaagggtgaattattttcagCCCTGCCAACATAAggctgaattatttttggcacGGTgagcccatgacacttcaggccatcagggcagagatgcaacatacagatgggctcgtgatcgagggaTGGATTTAACAATGGgcactattgcccaggttattcacaaGTGTGAAATGTGCTGCAATTGAGCAAGCCAAGCtattaaagcctctttggtatggaggacgatggctgaagtacaaatatggggaggccttGCAGACTGATTATAACACACACccaccaacccaccaaggcaagcaccatgtgattaccatggtggaagcaaccactggaTAGCCGGAAACATGCGCTGTGCCCAACACCACTGCCAGGAACACtgtcctgggccttgagaaacagattttcaggTAATAGCGCACCATAGAGAGAACTGActcagacaatgggactcatttctggaGCAACCTCATAcatttgggccaaagagcaCGGCAGGTATAccacatcccctaccatgcaccagcctctgggaaaatcaaacagtataatgggctgttaaaaactacactgagagctaTGGGTGGGGGGACTTTCAAATGTGGGGacacacatttaccaaaagccacctggttggtaAACACGAGGGGATGTGCCAACTAGGCTGGCCCAGGAAAATCAGAGCTTTTACTCCCTGCAGAGgaggataaagttcctgtggtgaaTATCATTGGAAATGCTGAAAACCAAACTAGACTACATAGTCCTAAGCAAGAAGCTCAAGGTGAGCCTGCTGGAGCAGTTGGCTGGCACTAAAGAATCtctaaaggtcccttccatccgCAGCAATTCTGAGACTCTCTGAACAGGTAAGAGTAATGTCTCACAACAAAATCTTACTTCAAATGTGTGACAGAAAGAGCtttacttgtattttctttttcgATCCTATCGCCTGTTGAGCTTTTCTGAAGGCAAGGGGAATAGCATCCACTGCTCTTGCCTTCTCTATCAGGCTACTCACCTCCCTGTAGAAGACTACAAGCATGGTAAGGGTGACTTCTTCATAAACCCATGCTTCTGAATCCCAAGCACCTTCCTCTGCTACCTGTTCTTGTAAAACACTTCCCAGGTCTTTTGCTCTCTCATCATTCCAGATGATAAAGGTATCAAGGAATCATTGCATGGATCAAGGAGGCAGTGAGATTCCTGTGAGTTTGTGGATGTCCCTTGTTTCCCTTCTCGTTCCTCTTGCCTAGGTGCAGGCAGAAGTGGTTGAGGTGTGTGCGGAGCCACTTGAAAACCTTGCAAGATCTCTCCAGGCCACTGCCATCTCAAAACAAAGCCTTATCTGGGGCACACACTGAGCTCATCGACGAGGATGGGATTCGAACCCACACGTGCAGAACACAATGGATTAGCAGTCCATCTCCTTCACCACTCAGCCACCTCATCAGTGTCAGTCCTGGTGCTCCAGCTTCTGGTGGCTCTTTATTCTGTTTGACGTGGGAGAGTGTGGTGGAAAATGACTGGTTTAGGGTCTCTCAAAAAATGACCGTCAAAGGTATTAGCAAGAGCAGTTTATAAATAAGGCATGATTGGACAGAATTCGACGGCAAGGCTCACTCTACTACTTATTACATAGATGAAGTGTAGAGAGGGAAATTGAGGTGACAAAGAGCTAAAGGGGATCGGTGTAGGGCCTGAAGGCATAAAGATGTAAGGGAGACCCTGCTGCTGAGTCCTGAAGTTCAGAAGAGATGCCCCCTGCTTTTTAAACCTCTGATGGAGCCTGGATGTGGCTGGCTCCTATCTTAGTGTCAGACCTGGCCAACGCTGCGTGCAGTGAATGTAACCTTGAGAGTTTATGAACTCTGAGGGGTGCCCCACTCAGAGGGAGCCACCTGCTTGCAGCTCAGTGCAGTCCAGGAGAGCCCAAAGTGTCTCTCTCCTGGGACAATTACTTGCAGGGCCATAAGATGATTGGCTTTAGCCATCAGTTCCATCCTGACCTCGGCTCTGTGTGCCTTCCACAACAGTTCTATTTCAGGTTGTCAGGAAATGCGTGCTgccgtggtttaaaccaaatccgcacagtcCACTCACTCCTCTCCCTTGCTCCcacaactcccagagagttaggaaggaaaatctaaagaatgtagcaCCCACGGGTTCAGATAAGAATGTTTTAGTAGCTAcggtataacataaatcactactgctacttgtactacaaataataatgataaagccaataacaagtgaagagaatacaacacctcaccagccaccgacccataactcaccccaccctgcccaactgagcagcGAATGATACCACCTCCAttcccccagagctcctgcccttccgggtttctccaggttacatcctggacatgacgtgctatggtatggaatacctctttggctagcctgggtcaggtgtcctgtctctccttcctcccggactccctccttcccctgcagagcatgagctcagaaaaggccttggacaaaccaaacatttgagcagtaactcaaaacatacttgctatcagcaaccattctcagcccagaagtcaaaacacagcactgcaccagctaccaagaaggagaaaaactgactgctactgctgaacccaggacaccgGCTCAACTCAGAAGTGTTCCAGGTACAGTCGGGGTCTTCCCAAACATCCAGATCTCGGAGGGCTGCTCTCTACCCTTGCCAGGCTACAAGAGTTCTTGTTACAGCCACGGAGCACCCAGCCATCCACATCGTTGCACTTGTGGACCGGCAATCTTCATTGCCATGGGATGTCAAGGGCAAAAGAGGAGGCTCTCTCAAAGCCAGAAACTATGGAGAAAGCCATAGCTTTAACAAGGACAAACGCTTCTGGGTACTCTGCTGGTTGGGACTGGAGAatagggaaggaggaaagaaagatgacTCTTACAGAGCTGATTGATGCCTGATGTCTTTATTGAGATAATCAAGAGAAAATGGAACAGACAAGAACCTGAGCAATGCATTTTGGAGGCCAAGTAAATCCCAGGTAAGAGGTGCCAAGCAaggggagagcagagcaagagaagggaagagagaggattCCTGGGGAGTGAGAGAAGGGCAGCGCAGGCCccttcctgcaggcagagcGGTTGGAGCTCAGCTCCTCTCCAGAGGAAGAAGGAGATTAAGGTATTTGATGGGGAGCATGAAGCAAAACAgggtaaaaagggaaaaagtggaGGTTTcatgaggaagaaaggaggcCTCAGGGCTGTCTCCAGGGCTCTCCTggaggctgctggtgctggagcacGGGCAGGCAATGCACGGGCTTCAGCAGAAGGGATTGCCACGTCCCAGAGCCCCGCAGAGCCCCCGGCCCCAGCCagagccccccagccccagggagcccCCAGAAGCGATGGGCACGCTGGCAGCGCTCAGAGAGCTGCCCACGGCAGCCGAGGCGCTGGATCCCACGGCTGTGCTCTGcgggaaggagctgaggatcgGGCCCGGCAGCGTCACCAGCACTGGCGGGGGCTGGATGGCAACGCTGGAGTCGGCGCAGCGCAGGACGCACGGCTCGTTGCAGCTGTTGGCAAGCGGGGCTGGGCCGCAGGCAGCGGGCAGGCACGGGCTGTAGCACGACATGTCTGCTGGAGGGAGGAGAGCCTGCGGGACCcacacagggagcagaggcCATGAGCTTCCGGGCCCTGTCAGGCGCCAGCTCCACGCCTCTGGCAACGGGCACTGCCTGGCCAGGGCCAGGGAAAAGCCTTCCCTCTTCCCGCACCATCCCACCTCCCAGCAGAGGGGAGCACGGGGCATTTTCCAGCCTGGAGCCCTGCTCACAAGGACCCCACACAGGACTGGAGCAGTCGCCCCTTAccagcaggaagagaagaagggAGTTCAGACGTACCAAGTTCACCgaggaaagcagggaagagaTGTGGATGGAAGGGCCTGGAGTAGAACGGCCTTTTATACGGTGAGCCAGCGCCTCGGGACACGTGGAACACCTGTGTCTTTGTGCAGCACGTTAACAAACAGCAATTTGAGGTTTGCAAAGCACAGCCATGAGATGGAGAATTGTCTCTTTCATCTGAAAGATCTGATTTGCATTTGCCCATTGggtgagagcagagcagtgcagaGCGCTGCTGATGAAGGGCACTTGCCTGGGTCACCTGTGGAAGGGTGGAGGCTGAGGAACACTGATTCTGCAGGGCCACCGAAGGGCTCAGTAACCAGCCAAGCCCTGGCTGGATGCCTTTCTCAGTGAGGGACACAGAAAGAAGGGAACTCAGATCCCCAGAGGTGGTTGGAAGGTGAAGGTCAAAGAAGGACCCTTGGTGGGATGGCGAGAAGCACCATTGTGTGAATGATGGGGCCACTGGGAGCATTCCTAGAAGTGGCCTCAAAGCAAGGATAAAAAGGTTGAAGGGGGAAAGGTCTTGCTGCAGGGCAATGTGTCATTTCTCAATCCCAAAATTCTCATTCCCAAAGTGAGTCGTCAGCCCCAACGGTGCCAGCTCAAAGGGGCAGAGCAGCAAACCCATGGGCATTTGCCTGAGGGTGCTTTTCACTTTGGGTGTCCTTGCCCGGCCTGGGAAGGACGTGTCCTCTGGTGCCTGCAGTTCAAAGCAGAAGGCTTCCTGGGGAGCAAGTGTGGGCCTGTGGTGTCCGCTTCCTGCCCTCGGGCATTCCCATACGGATGCTGAGGCAGGTGGATGCGTGTGCCCTCTCCAGCCGCCTCAGCTCTGCTCAGGCACAGCCAAGGCCGAGCTCCTCATGGCACAGGAATGGCTCCCACCCTTCTGCATCCAGCTgcggggcaggggcaggggcaggccGAGCAGGAGAGCAGCCCAGGCACGGTGCTCGCTGCCTGCCTCCCCTTGGTCTGCGCTCCGGAAACGTCTCTGAGTGGGAGCGTCAGGGCATGTCTGTGCTGTCctcctgtggctgctgtttCACACAGGAGCACAACAGGGTTGCAAGGAGTCCCCAAGTGTTTGGGCAAGACGCTGACATTCCTGACCACACCGTACCAAAAGCTGCGTGTCTGCAGGAACGCGGATGTGAAGCTGTACCTCTGCACATCTGAAGCCATTTCCCCCAGAGCCCCTGGTGCCAGGGCAAGGGTGATTCACCCCGAGCTGGAGCTGAGCTCTCTCACAGTGGCTCAGCACTTTCTGgtgactgctgctgccaccttgCAATTAAAGGGCCCTGAAGGTGCCCATCTGTCCCTGAGCTGGCCAAAACAAGCCGGACCCTGCGGGTCAAGTGGCCTGAACAAGCCTCCCTCCAATGATGCAAAGAGGAGCGTTGTTTTCTTTAGCAAGAGTGTGCCGAAGCCAACAGGTCCACTTGGTGATGGTCACACTCAGGCATGAGTCAACAGCTCCTTCATCGCTCTCCAGGACATGTTGAGCCGTTGCTTCTACTCGGGAGAGGGTTTCCCTCCCAAGCTCAGCAGGGCTTTGTTTCAACATCACCTCCCAACCATGCTGGCGTTCCCAGTCCCCTCAGCAGAGCAGCCATCCTGCAGGGGCCTGCCTGGGCTctgagcatctccatggcctgcAGGCACTGGTCTTGCTCAGGGTCAGCCAGAGCCCACCAAAGAGAGACCCTTCTGAGTGCCCTCCACGCTTGCTCCACAGGCAGAGTGCTAAGTAAGCAGCGGCCACATTGCTCAGGAAGGGCAGGACCTGCACAACACCCAGTCATGGCCTCAACCTGCCCCAAGGCTTCAGCAGCACCTGGAATGGGACCTCAAAGGAGGGCTGGTCTGCGGGAGAACCACAATTGCTATCAACACAGTGACAGGAGTGATTTTTCCAGGATGAAAAGGGAGCCAAGCATTTCAAGCAGAGGACGCATGTCTTTCATcttccagcccagctctgagAAGCCAAAATTGCCGTTTCTCAACATGCTTCGTGTTTGGGTCATTTTTCAGCTCCCCTGGGGCTCTGGGCCGCAGTATAAAAGTGGCCCAACTGCCAGCTCCTCCATCCTCTCCTCGTGCCTTCCTCTGCTCCGGGAAGTTGGTAAGTCTCACTTCATTTTGCCTCTTGTCTCCCTGGTTGGCAGAACAGTTTTTTGGGGTGAGAGACTCCCTGGTTCTTGGTGAATGGTCTGGCATGTGGATCAGGACATTGGTTGGTCTCTTTGTCAGCCGGGGTTCTTGCCAAGGCTCATgtcctgcagccagcagcgtCTAACCGATGACTGGGCACTTCCTCCACCATCCACAGTTCAGCAATGCTGCTTTTGCACTAGTGGCAGGATGAGGAGCTCCCTCAGCAGAGCCGGTCCCACCATTCACGTCTTCCTCCGTAGTGGCTGCTGTCCTCAGGAGCCTGTTGCGTTGTGCCCAGCCATGTCCCCTCCTGAGAGCAGTGGGTGAGAGGAGCCTGACCTGGCAAGACCAGGGGGCTCAAGGGCAGGGCGTTTGGCTGTGTGAACAAATGGGTGCTGGTACAAGGGCTGATGGCCAGGAAGTGCAGAGCCAATTCCAAGGAGAGGGATCCTCTTGATCTGCAATAGAAAATCTTCCCCTGCCTAAGGccacagcatcaaggctgtGCTCAGCCCATCTGGAAAACCCAACATCCATATTCTCATTTGGGGAAGGGCTTCATGAGGACTCTCTCTGGGGGCCCTCCCCACCAAGCCTTCAAGAGCAAGCAGTAGGATTGCAGTGAAATCCCCTCAGGGCCTGCAGATATGCCCTGGAGCAcccagaggcagcagagaagctggAGGGGGACCGCTCCAGTCCTGTGTGGGGTTCTTGTGAGCAGGGCTCCAGGCTGGAAAATGCCCCGTGCTCCCCTCTGCTGGGAGGTGGGATGTtgtgggaagagggaaggctTTTCCCTGGCCCTGGCCAGGCAGTGCCCGTTGCCAGAGGCGCGGAGCTGGCGCCTGACAGGGCCCGGCAGCTCATGgcctctgctccctgtgtgcGTCCCGCAGGCTCTCCTCCCTCCAGCAGACATGTCGTGCTACAGCCCGTGCCGGCCCGCTGCCTGCGGCCCAGCCCCGCTTGCCAACAGCTGCAACGAGCCGTGCGTCCTGCGCTGCGCCGACTCCAGCGTTGCCATCCAGCCCCCGCCAGTGCTGGTGACGCTGCCGGGCCcgatcctcagctccttcccgCAGAGCACAGCCGTGGGATCCAGCGCCTCGGCTGCCGTGGGCAGCTCTCTGAGCGCTGCCAGCGTGCCCATCGCTTCTGGgggctccctggggctggggggctctGGCTGGGGCCGGGGGCTCTGCGGGGCTCTGGGACGTGGCAATCTCTTCTGCTGAAGCCCGTGCATTGCCTGCCCGTGCTCCAGCGCCAGCAGCCTCCAGGAGAGCCCTGGAGACAGCCCTGAGgcctcctttcttcctcatgaaacctctgctttttcccttttaccCTGTTTTGCTTCATGCTCCCCATCAAATTCCTTAATCTCCTTCTTCTTCTGGAGAGGAGCCGAGCTCCAACCgctctgcctgcaggaaggGGCCTGCGCTGCCCTTCTCTCACTCCCCAGGaatcctcccttcccttctcttgctctgctctcccctTGCTTGGCACCTCTTACCTGAGATTTACTTGGCCTCCAAAATGCATTGCTCAAGTTCTCATCTGTTCCATCTTCTCTTGATTATCTCAATAAAGACATCAGGCATCAATCAGCTCTGCAAGAgtcatctttctttcctccttccctcttctccagTCCCAACCAGCAGAGTACCCAGAAGCGTTTGTCCTTGTTAAAGCTATGGCTTTCTCCATAGTTTCTGGCCTTGAGAGAGCCTCCTCTTTTGCCCTTGACATCCCATGGCAATGAAGATTGCCGGTCCACAAGTGCAACGAGGTGGATGGCTGGGCGCTCCGTGGCTGTAACAAGAACTCTTGTAGCCTGGCAAGGGTAGAGAGCAGCGCTCCGAGATCTGGATGGTTGGGAAGACCCCGACTGTACCCGGAGCACTTCTGAGCTGAGCAGGCCTTTCCTGACAACCTGGAATAGAACTGTTGTGGAAGGCACACAGAGCCGAGGTCAGGATGGAACTGATGGCTAAAGCCAATCATCTTATGGCCCTGCAAGTAATTGTCCCAGGAGAGAGACACTTTGGGCTCTCCTGGACCGCACTGAGCTGCAAGCAGGTGGCTCCCTCTGAGTGGGGCACCCCTCAGAGTTCATAAACTCTCAAGGTTACATTCACTGCACACAGCGTTGGCCAGGTCTGAGACTAAGATAGGGGCCAGATGCACCCAGTCTCCATCAGAGGTTTAGAAAGCAGTGGGCATCTCTTCTGAACTTCAGGACTCAGCAGCAGGGTCTCCCTTACATCTTTATGCCTTCAGGCCCTACACCGATCCCCTTTAGCTCTTTGTCACCTCAATTTCCCTCTCTACACTTCATCTATGTAATAAGTAGTAGAGTGAGCCTTGCCATCAAATTC of Melopsittacus undulatus isolate bMelUnd1 chromosome 11, bMelUnd1.mat.Z, whole genome shotgun sequence contains these proteins:
- the LOC117436779 gene encoding beta-keratin-related protein-like, with the protein product MSCYSPCLPAACGPAPLANSCNEPCVLRCADSSVAIQPPPVLVTLPGPILSSFPQSTAVGSSASAAVGSSLSAASVPIASGGSLGLGGSGWGRGLCGALGRGNPFC
- the LOC117436780 gene encoding beta-keratin-related protein-like: MSCYSPCRPAACGPAPLANSCNEPCVLRCADSSVAIQPPPVLVTLPGPILSSFPQSTAVGSSASAAVGSSLSAASVPIASGGSLGLGGSGWGRGLCGALGRGNLFC